The following are encoded in a window of Danio aesculapii chromosome 12, fDanAes4.1, whole genome shotgun sequence genomic DNA:
- the crygmx gene encoding crystallin, gamma MX isoform X1 encodes MSKLNKITFYEEKNFQGRHYDCTGDCADMQSHFNRCNSIRVDSGSWVAYEKPNFSGYQYMLFKGEYPDFQHWAGFNDCIRSCRVVPAYTGNYRMKIFERADFGGQAMELNEDCPDLRQRFHNGDISSANVMEGYWILHEHPNYSGRQFFLRPGEYRRYIEWGSPSPTIGSLRRVTDPK; translated from the exons ATGTCTAAACTGAATA AGATTACTTTCTATGAAGAGAAGAACTTCCAGGGCCGTCACTATGATTGCACTGGAGACTGCGCTGACATGCAGTCCCACTTTAATCGCTGCAACTCCATCCGAGTAGACAGTGGAAGCTGGGTGGCTTATGAGAAGCCCAACTTTTCTGGATACCAGTACATGCTGTTCAAGGGTGAATACCCTGATTTCCAGCACTGGGCTGGATTCAATGACTGCATTCGCTCTTGCCGCGTGGTTCCTGCT TACACTGGAAACTACAGGATGAAGATTTTTGAGCGCGCCGATTTTGGTGGTCAGGCAATGGAGCTGAATGAAGATTGTCCTGATCTGCGCCAGCGTTTCCACAATGGTGACATCTCTTCAGCTAATGTGATGGAGGGCTACTGGATCCTCCATGAGCACCCCAACTACTCTGGTCGCCAGTTCTTCCTGCGTCCCGGCGAATACAGGAGGTACATCGAGTGGGGAAGTCCAAGTCCCACCATCGGCTCCCTGCGACGCGTCACTGACCCCAAATGA
- the crygmxl2 gene encoding crystallin, gamma MX, like 2 yields MTYLNTALHQSGSSGYGSKKKATYCRSTASTTCSATMGKIVFYEGRNFQGRSYECSADCSDTYNYFNCCNSIRVMGGHWVGYEKPNFMGYQYVLGRGEYPDYHHWMGFNNCIRSCQMFPPYRGAYRMRIYNRPEMYGHMMEFTDDCPNVYDRFGYHGIYSCNCMEGFWTFYEHPNYRGRQYFLRPGEYRACNDWGCMNPMIGSFRRMRSSFM; encoded by the exons ATGACCTACCTCAACACAGCCTTGCATCAGAGCGGCTCTTCGGGCTATGGAAGCAAAAAGAAGGCAACATATTGTCGGAG TACGGCGTCCACAACCTGCTCTGCAACCATGGGGAAG ATTGTCTTCTACGAAGGCCGCAACTTCCAGGGCCGCTCTTACGAGTGCTCTGCTGACTGCTCTGACACCTACAACTACTTCAACTGCTGTAACTCCATCCGGGTCATGGGAGGTCACTGGGTGGGCTACGAGAAACCCAACTTCATGGGCTATCAGTACGTCCTGGGCCGTGGGGAGTACCCTGACTATCACCACTGGATGGGCTTCAACAACTGCATCAGATCTTGTCAGATGTTCCCCCCA TACAGAGGAGCCTACCGTATGAGGATCTACAACAGGCCCGAGATGTACGGACACATGATGGAGTTCACCGATGACTGCCCCAATGTCTATGATCGCTTCGGCTACCACGGCATCTACTCCTGCAACTGTATGGAGGGCTTCTGGACCTTCTACGAACACCCCAACTATAGAGGCCGTCAGTATTTCCTGAGACCCGGAGAATACAGAGCCTGCAACGACTGGGGTTGCATGAATCCCATGATTGGCTCCTTTAGGAGAATGAGGAGCAGTTTCATGTAA
- the crygmx gene encoding crystallin, gamma MX isoform X3, with product MSKITFYEEKNFQGRHYDCTGDCADMQSHFNRCNSIRVDSGSWVAYEKPNFSGYQYMLFKGEYPDFQHWAGFNDCIRSCRVVPYTGNYRMKIFERADFGGQAMELNEDCPDLRQRFHNGDISSANVMEGYWILHEHPNYSGRQFFLRPGEYRRYIEWGSPSPTIGSLRRVTDPK from the exons ATGTCCAAG ATTACTTTCTATGAAGAGAAGAACTTCCAGGGCCGTCACTATGATTGCACTGGAGACTGCGCTGACATGCAGTCCCACTTTAATCGCTGCAACTCCATCCGAGTAGACAGTGGAAGCTGGGTGGCTTATGAGAAGCCCAACTTTTCTGGATACCAGTACATGCTGTTCAAGGGTGAATACCCTGATTTCCAGCACTGGGCTGGATTCAATGACTGCATTCGCTCTTGCCGCGTGGTTCCT TACACTGGAAACTACAGGATGAAGATTTTTGAGCGCGCCGATTTTGGTGGTCAGGCAATGGAGCTGAATGAAGATTGTCCTGATCTGCGCCAGCGTTTCCACAATGGTGACATCTCTTCAGCTAATGTGATGGAGGGCTACTGGATCCTCCATGAGCACCCCAACTACTCTGGTCGCCAGTTCTTCCTGCGTCCCGGCGAATACAGGAGGTACATCGAGTGGGGAAGTCCAAGTCCCACCATCGGCTCCCTGCGACGCGTCACTGACCCCAAATGA
- the crygmx gene encoding crystallin, gamma MX isoform X2 encodes MSKITFYEEKNFQGRHYDCTGDCADMQSHFNRCNSIRVDSGSWVAYEKPNFSGYQYMLFKGEYPDFQHWAGFNDCIRSCRVVPAYTGNYRMKIFERADFGGQAMELNEDCPDLRQRFHNGDISSANVMEGYWILHEHPNYSGRQFFLRPGEYRRYIEWGSPSPTIGSLRRVTDPK; translated from the exons ATGTCCAAG ATTACTTTCTATGAAGAGAAGAACTTCCAGGGCCGTCACTATGATTGCACTGGAGACTGCGCTGACATGCAGTCCCACTTTAATCGCTGCAACTCCATCCGAGTAGACAGTGGAAGCTGGGTGGCTTATGAGAAGCCCAACTTTTCTGGATACCAGTACATGCTGTTCAAGGGTGAATACCCTGATTTCCAGCACTGGGCTGGATTCAATGACTGCATTCGCTCTTGCCGCGTGGTTCCTGCT TACACTGGAAACTACAGGATGAAGATTTTTGAGCGCGCCGATTTTGGTGGTCAGGCAATGGAGCTGAATGAAGATTGTCCTGATCTGCGCCAGCGTTTCCACAATGGTGACATCTCTTCAGCTAATGTGATGGAGGGCTACTGGATCCTCCATGAGCACCCCAACTACTCTGGTCGCCAGTTCTTCCTGCGTCCCGGCGAATACAGGAGGTACATCGAGTGGGGAAGTCCAAGTCCCACCATCGGCTCCCTGCGACGCGTCACTGACCCCAAATGA